A region of Anopheles merus strain MAF chromosome 2R, AmerM5.1, whole genome shotgun sequence DNA encodes the following proteins:
- the LOC121589258 gene encoding uncharacterized protein LOC121589258 produces MGRFPYNDDPVEMWLWSSRKPVQLVRLSSVPFPGPHLSGTATVTLAGATVGVRGLAGGLVRPPAYPGYVSYMKQFNFTGNPIDNRTGAEAGLGPDRIDADDDEDDGSSLALHNYWALLAIILVFGTAAGNILVCLAIVWERRLQNVTNYFLMSLAITDLMVALSVMPLGILTLVKGHFPLDSEYCLVWICLDVLFCTASIMHLCTISVDRYLSLRYPMKFGRNKTRRRVVLKISFVWLLSIAMSLPLSLMYSKNHASVLVDGTCQIPDPVYKLVGSIVCFYIPLCVMLITYTLTVRLLAQQSENLGGVGSGGGWSSGWLGQAPAFDRRNTWKRIIKLSLPAAQNPHAHSAASTDTELSTLDNHDLWLLESSIPEPSSITMTAMQRFGEEMLKLSQGLESVAQHSDRNQGQNGSSRSPEPSREKESFRKKPANAKHAPAPVAMVTVRSPVPSKKRRSSTSTWIARRNSGTPPPVRLVRKRFKSLPHALPPPESDDIEVDEQFMQDVLYELRDREDRGSVHGSSARPSAAGLDGVPAAASRAPGDRREGREAGSNPAGPRQAHPLAAPSQVAAAAATLKLPPPCKCPFFGEGAPGRQQYLRPAEIKIVKTSTDFGPMGGAASNGDSLVYSTISISSGSNVTTQPTRSISSSLSTLPASALASPSRKGSAPKGISVVTWDQRRHQRRGSSFGGARTSLLLTPTKASPSSVSLRRSINLRHSALEGGGGGGGGSAGETMFRGAPKKNSSSPCLMQHQTGGGAGGGGNGATVAMMAVAAASSTVPTLATTTMTVRSHHSRNSSMISRNSSRHGRIIRLEQKATKVLGVVFFTFVILWAPFFVLNLLPSVCKHCEDNIDQWVFEFVTWLGYASSLVNPIFYTIFNKAFRDAFRKVLLCRYGLKARHWQPNS; encoded by the exons ATGGGACGCTTCCCCTACAATGACGATCCGGTGGAAATGTGGCTCTGGTCATCTAGAAAGCCGGTACAACTTGTACGACTGTCGTCGGTTCCGTTTCCGGGCCCGCATCTTTCCGGCACGGCGACGGTAACGCTGGCCGGTGCGACCGTAGGCGTCCGCGGTTTGGCCGGAGGTTTGGTCCGCCCGCCCGCCTACCCCGGGTACGTTAGCTACATGaagcaatttaatttcacCGGCAACCCGATCGACAACCGGACCGGAGCCGAAGCCGGCCTCGGCCCGGACCGGATCGAtgcggacgacgacgaggacgacgggTCGTCGCTGGCGCTGCACAACTACTGGGCCCTGCTGGCAATAATACTCGTGTTCGGTACGGCCGCCGGCAACATTCTCGTCTGTCTCGCCATCGTCTGGGAGCGGCGGTTGCAGAACGTCACCAACTACTTCCTGATGTCGCTCGCCATTACGGACTTGATGGTCGCACTGTCCGTGATGCCGCTGGGCATCCTAACGCTGGTGAAAG GACACTTTCCGCTGGACTCGGAGTACTGTCTGGTGTGGATCTGTTTGGATGTGCTGTTCTGCACCGCTAGCATCATGCACCTGTGCACCATCTCGGTCGATCGCTACCTGTCGCTGCGCTATCCGATGAAGTTCGGGCGGAACAAGACGCGGCGCCGGGTCGTGCTGAAGATAAGCTTCGTATGGTTGCTGTCGATTGCGATGAGTCTGCCACTAAGTCTAATGTATTCCAAG AACCACGCGTCGGTGCTGGTGGACGGAACGTGCCAAATACCGGATCCGGTGTACAAGCTCGTGGGCTCGATCGTGTGCTTCTACATACCGCTCTGCGTGATGCTGATCACCTACACGCTGACCGTGCGGCTGCTGGCACAGCAGAGCGAAAACCTGGGCGGTGTCGGcagtggcggcggctggtCGAGCGGGTGGCTTGGCCAAGCGCCCGCGTTCGATCGGCGCAACACCTGGAAGCGCATTATCAAGCTGAGCCTGCCCGCGGCCCAGAACCCGCACGCACACTCGGCCGCCTCCACCGATACGGAGCTTTCCACGCTGGACAATCACGACCTTTGGTTGCTGGAGTCTAG caTTCCAGAACCGAGCTCGATTACAATGACGGCGATGCAGCGCTTCGGCGAGGAGATGTTGAAACTTTCCCAAGGGCTAGAATCGGTGGCGCAGCACAGCGATCGAAACCAGGGCCAGAACGGTAGCTCGCGCTCGCCGGAGCCATCACGTGAGAAGGAATCGTTTCG CAAAAAGCCAGCCAACGCAAAGCATGCGCCGGCGCCGGTCGCGATGGTAACGGTGCGGTCGCCAGTGCCGTCGAAAAAGCGCCGCAGCTCCACCTCCACCTGGATCGCGCGGCGCAACTCGGGCACGCCGCCCCCGGTACGGCTGGTGCGGAAGCGCTTCAAGAGCCTGCCGCACGCCCTGCCGCCCCCCGAATCGGACGACATCGAGGTGGACGAGCAGTTCATGCAGGACGTGCTGTACGAGCTGCGCGACCGGGAGGACCGCGGATCGGTGCACGGCTCCTCAGCCCGACCCAGTGCCGCCGGGCTGGACGGCGTGccagccgccgccagcagGGCGCCCGGCGATCGACGGGAGGGCCGGGAGGCGGGCAGCAATCCAGCCGGCCCAAGGCAGGCGCATCCACTGGCGGCACCGAGCcaggtggcggcggcggcggccaccCTAAAGCTGCCCCCGCCCTGCAAGTGCCCGTTCTTCGGCGAAGGTGCGCCCGGCCGGCAGCAGTACCTGCGCCCGGCCGAGATCAAGATCGTCAAGACGAGCACCGACTTCGGGCCGATGGGCGGGGCGGCATCGAACGGCGACAGCCTCGTGTACAGCACGATCTCCATCTCCTCCGGCTCGAACGTGACGACGCAGCCGACCCGGTCCATCTCGAGCAGCCTCTCGACCCTGCCCGCCTCCGCCCTGGCGTCCCCGAGCCGGAAGGGCAGCGCACCGAAGGGCATCTCGGTGGTGACGTGGGATCAGCGGCGCCACCAGCGGCGCGGCTCGAGCTTTGGCGGGGCGCGAACCTCCCTGCTGCTCACGCCGACCAAGGCGAGCCCGTCGAGCGTGTCGCTGCGGCGGTCGATCAACCTGCGCCACTCGGCACTGgagggcggcggcggcggtggcggcggcagcgcCGGCGAAACCATGTTCCGCGGGGCGCCGAAGAAGAACAGCTCCTCGCCGTGCCTGATGCAGCACCAAACGGGCGGTGGcgctggtggcggtggcaaTGGCGCGACGGTAGCGATGATGGCGGTCGCGGCCGCCTCGTCGACCGTGCCGACGCTGGCCACCACGACGATGACCGTCCGGTCGCACCACTCGCGCAACTCGAGCATGATCTCGCGCAACTCCTCCCGCCACGGGCGCATCATCCGGCTCGAGCAGAAGGCGACCAAGGTGCTCGGCGTGGTGTTCTTCACGTTCGTCATCCTGTGGGCACCGTTCTTCGTGCTCAATCTGCTGCCGAGCGTGTGCAAGCACTGCGAGGACAACATCGACCAGTGGGTGTTCGAGTTCGTCACCTGGCTCGGGTACGCCAGCAGTCTGGTCAATCCGATCTTCTACACCATCTTCAACAAGGCGTTCCGGGACGCGTTCCGCAAGGTGCTGCTGTGCCGGTACGGGCTGAAGGCGCGCCACTGGCAGCCGAACAGCTAG
- the LOC121589260 gene encoding arrestin domain-containing protein 3-like — protein sequence MSKKLTKFQIILDRGALLYLPGQVLSGRVLLETQADTAVLGLHFHVLGECTVHVPKGRRDKSYDKENYIDFRMKLLDDFDNKPILLSPGIHCFPFKLGLPVSLPSTFLGRHGWVQYYCKTSLQETSGITHKNQQVFIVLNPIDLNLEVPIMSSPLEANVDHRVGVGYIGGTVRCNVGLDKRAYVPGESILLTGEVHNRTNVTVKLLKYALIETVKYFVHGKLVHQERRELDAVVRDKIKSGGRDVLQNGHLTVPPLPPTNLLGCHLIKVQYSVCVLVEPNLMERQEAIRIPITLGTYPFRRDDENLQEWVDNYVQYPAALPVSRGTPFEVLH from the exons atgtcGAAAAAGTTGACCAAATTCCAAATCATCCTCGACCGTGGCGCCCTGCTGTACCTTCCCGGCCAGGTACTGTCCGGGCGAGTGCTGCTCGAAACGCAGGCCGACACCGCCGTCCTCGGGCTGCACTTTCACGTGCTGGGTGAGTGTACCGTGCACGTGCCGAAGGGGCGGCGTGACAAGTCGTACGATAAGGAAAACTACATCGACTTCCGCATGAAGCTGCTGGACGATTTCGACAACAAGCCGATCCTGCTGTCGCCCGGCATCCACTGCTTCCCGTTCAAGCTGGGGCTGCCCGTCTCGCTCCCGTCCACCTTTCTCGGCCGGCACGGTTGGGTGCAGTACTATTGCAAGACCAGCCTGCAGGAAACGTCCGGCATCACGCACAAAAACCAGCAGGTGTTCATCGTGCTGAATCCCATCGATTTAAACCTGGAGGTGCCGATCATGAGC AGCCCGCTTGAGGCGAACGTCGATCATCGCGTAGGCGTCGGTTACATTGGCGGCACGGTGCGCTGCAACGTGGGACTGGACAAGCGGGCGTACGTGCCTGGCGAGAGCATTCTGCTTACCGGCGAGGTTCACAACCGTACGAATGTGACCGTGAAGCTGCTCAAGTATGCACTCATCGAG ACGGTAAAATACTTTGTGCACGGTAAGCTGGTGCATCAGGAGCGCCGTGAGCTGGATGCAGTTGTGCGTGATAAAATAAAGTCCGGTGGACGCGACGTGCTGCAGAATGGGCATCTGACGGTGCCGCCACTGCCGCCGACCAATCTGCTCGGTTGCCACCTGATCAAGGTGCAGTACAGCGTGTGT GTGCTGGTCGAGCCGAACTTGATGGAGCGCCaggaagctatccggataccGATCACGCTCGGCACCTACCCGTTCCGGCGTGACGATGAAAATCTGCAGGAGTGGGTGGACAACTACGTGCAGTATCCGGCCGCGTTGCCCGTCTCGCGCGGCACTCCGTTCGAAGTGTTGCACTAG